A single genomic interval of Musa acuminata AAA Group cultivar baxijiao chromosome BXJ3-4, Cavendish_Baxijiao_AAA, whole genome shotgun sequence harbors:
- the LOC135634792 gene encoding lysine-specific histone demethylase 1 homolog 3-like has product MSDQNPLPPPPPPFTIGPPFSAPLVPQNPNPNLHPNFYLNPSPNFHLQVPFQTKRKRTGVRRRAAAPPSSVALPPPLPSLAPPPPAPSNPLPDPGPQNPDPDISEEIIVINKEATTEALTALTAGFPADSLTEEEIEAGVVSSIGGIEQVNYILIRNHILSRWRENVSNWLTKEAFVSVIPPHYEPLLNSAYNFLVSHGYVNFGVAPAIKERIPAEPTKANVVIVGAGLAGLAAARQLMSFGFKVVVLEGRKRCGGRVYTKRMEGANKFAAADLGGSVLTGTLGNPLGIIAKQLGSTLHKVRDKCPLYRPDGKPVDPDLDTKVENAFNKLLDKASRLRLCMGEVAMDVSLGAALETFRQVYGDAVTEEEMNLFNWHLANLEYANAGLLSKLSLAFWDQDDPYDMGGDHCFLPGGNGRLVQALSENVPIIYEKTVHAIRYGGDGVQVISGSQVYEGDMALCTVPLGVLKNGSIKFVPELPQRKLDGIKRLGFGLLNKVAMLFPHVFWNMDIDTFGHLSDNPSHRGEFFLFYSYATVAGGPLLIALVAGEAAHNFETMPPTDAVTLVLQILRGIFEPQGIEVPDPLQSVCTRWGTDSFSLGSYSHVAVGASGDDYDILAESVGDGRLFFAGEATTRRYPATMHGAFISGLREAANMAHHANARALQIKVERSPSKNTQACAALLADLFREPDLEFGSFSVIFGRKTSDPKSPAIIRVSLGGPRKKNTNEVSKADQQHSNKLLFQQLQSHYNQQQQLHVYTLLSRQQALDLREVRGGDDMRLFYLTEKLGVKLVGRRGLGPAADSAIASIKAERGNR; this is encoded by the exons ATGTCCGACCAAaaccctctccctcctcctcctccccctttcACCATCGGTCCTCCCTTTTCCGCCCCTTTGGTCCCtcagaaccctaaccctaaccttcATCCTAACTTTTACCTTAACCCCAGCCCCAACTTCCACCTCCAAGTCCCCTTCCAGACCAAGCGCAAGCGCACCGGCGTCCGCCGCCGCGCGGCCGCCCCTCCCTCGTCCGTCGCGCTTCCTCCGCCCCTTCCCTCCCTCGCGCCCCCGCCTCCGGCCCCCTCCAACCCCCTCCCCGACCCAGGCCCCCAGAACCCTGATCCTGACATCTCCGAGGAGATCATCGTCATCAACAAGGAGGCCACCACCGAAGCCCTCACCGCCCTCACCGCCGGCTTCCCGGCTGACTCCCTCACCGAGGAGGAGATCGAGGCCGGCGTCGTCTCCTCCATCGGCGGCATCGAGCAGGTCAACTACATCCTCATCCGCAACCACATCCTCTCCAGATGGAGGGAGAACGTCTCCAACTGGCTCACCAAGGAGGCCTTCGTCTCGGTGATCCCGCCGCATTACGAGCCCCTTCTAAATTCGGCCTACAACTTCCTGGTCTCGCACGGGTACGTGAACTTTGGAGTTGCGCCAGCGATCAAGGAGAGGATCCCCGCGGAGCCAACCAAGGCGAATGTGGTTATTGTGGGCGCTGGCCTCGCGGGACTGGCTGCAGCAAGGCAGTTGATGTCATTCGGGTTCAAAGTTGTGGTTTTGGAAGGAAGAAAGAGGTGTGGAGGCAGAGTGTATACGAAGAGGATGGAGGGGGCTAACAAGTTTGCAGCAGCTGATTTGGGCGGGAGTGTGTTGACGGGCACCCTGGGGAACCCACTTGGTATCATCGCCAAACAGTTGGGTTCAACGCTTCATAAGGTCAGAGATAAGTGCCCCTTGTACAGGCCAGATGGGAAGCCGGTGGATCCTGACTTGGATACTAAGGTGGAAAATGCATTCAACAAGCTTCTGGATAAGGCCAGCCGACTGAGGCTGTGTATGGGAGAGGTTGCGATGGATGTCTCGCTCGGGGCTGCACTGGAGACTTTTAGGCAGGTGTATGGTGATGCTGTGACTGAAGAGGAGATGAATCTATTTAATTGGCACTTGGCAAATCTGGAGTATGCTAATGCTGGTTTACTGTCGAAGCTCTCGCTTGCCTTTTGGGATCAGGATGATCCATATGACATGGGCGGCGATCATTGTTTCTTGCCGGGTGGGAATGGGAGGTTGGTTCAGGCTTTATCTGAGAATGTTCCTATTATCTATGAGAAGACAGTCCATGCAATCCGGTATGGTGGTGACGGAGTGCAAGTAATCTCAGGCTCACAGGTTTATGAGGGGGACATGGCACTGTGTACAGTTCCCCTTGGTGTCTTGAAGAATGGGAGTATAAAGTTTGTACCAGAGCTACCTCAGAGAAAGCTTGATGGGATTAAGCGGTTGGGTTTTGGCTTGTTGAATAAGGTTGCTATGTTGTTCCCTCATGTCTTTTGGAACATGGATATTGATACCTTTGGGCATCTGTCCGATAATCCAAGTCATCGAGGGGAGTTCTTTTTGTTCTATAGTTATGCAACGGTAGCTGGTGGACCCCTCTTGATTGCATTGGTTGCAGGGGAAGCAGCACATAACTTTGAAACGATGCCTCCCACAGATGCTGTGACACTAGTTCTTCAGATTCTAAGAG GTATCTTTGAGCCACAAGGAATTGAAGTTCCAGATCCTCTCCAAAGTGTCTGCACTAGATGGGGTACTGACTCCTTCAGTTTGGGTTCTTATTCACATGTTGCCGTTGGGGCATCCGGGGATGACTATGATATCCTAGCAGAAAGTGTCGGAGATGGGCGGCTTTTCTTTGCTGGAGAGGCTACAACAAGGCGCTACCCTGCTACTATGCATGGAGCTTTCATTAGTGGTCTAAGAGAGGCTGCTAATATGGCCCACCATGCTAATGCACGGGCTTTACAAATAAAAGTGGAAAGAAGCCCCTCTAAGAACACTCAGGCTTGTGCCGCCCTTCTAGCAGATTTATTTAGGGAACCTGACTTGGAATTTGGAAGTTTTTCTGTTATTTTTGGTCGGAAAACATCTGATCCAAAGTCTCCAGCAATTATTCGAGTGTCATTGGGTGGTCCACGAAAGAAGAATACCAATGAGGTCTCAAAGGCAGATCAACAGCATTCAAACAAGTTGCTGTTTCAGCAGCTTCAATCCCATTACAATCAGCAACAACAGCTTCATGTTTACACATTGTTATCCCGACAACAAGCTCTAGATTTGAGAGAGGTGAGAGGAGGGGATGATATGAGGTTGTTTTACCTAACTGAAAAACTTGGTGTAAAGTTGGTTGGTAGAAGAGGGCTGGGACCTGCTGCTGATTCTGCTATTGCTTCCATTAAGGCTGAGAGAGGCAACCGATGA